The proteins below come from a single Salvelinus fontinalis isolate EN_2023a chromosome 1, ASM2944872v1, whole genome shotgun sequence genomic window:
- the LOC129857730 gene encoding homeobox protein HMX2-like, producing MSTTEDNGSKCSSAPISTFTIQSILGKSSEKPRSGAKESSKGLQLARTRLLSVSSEEECSGGEDSADCFCSDPGHSEPCNQHQPLNFSRLGATKGLISGHDGIARRPHLTQPLLQDYKEEQERPCNPMSPISEERQTDGANKQANSSKKKTRTVFSRSQVYQLESTFDMKRYLSSSERACLASSLQLTETQVKTWFQNRRNKWKRQLSAELEAANMAHASAQTLVGMPLVFRDSSLLRVPVPRSIAFPTPLYYPGSSLQGLPLYNLYNKIEY from the exons ATGAGTACCACAGAAGACAACGGAAGCAAGTGCTCTTCGGCCCCGATTTCCACCTTCACCATTCAGTCGATATTGGGCAAGTCGTCGGAGAAGCCACGGTCCGGGGCGAAGGAGAGTTCCAAGGGACTGCAGCTGGCGAGGACGCGCTTGCTCTCGGTTTCTTCCGAAGAGGAGTGCAGCGGTGGGGAGGACTCTGCAGACTGTTTCTGCTCTGATCCTGGTCACAGCGAGCCATGCAACCAACATCAACCACTTAATTTTTCACGTTTAG GTGCAACCAAGGGACTTATTTCAGGCCATGACGGGATTGCACGGCGACCGCACTTGACACAGCCTCTGCTGCAGGATTACAAAGAGGAACAAGAGAGACCATGCAATCCAATGTCACCTATTTccgaggagagacagacagacggtgcGAACAAGCAGGCTAACTCGTCCAAGAAGAAGACTCGTACCGTCTTCTCGCGGAGTCAGGTGTACCAGCTCGAGTCCACATTTGATATGAAGAGGTATTTGAGCAGCTCCGAGCGAGCCTGCTTGGCATCAAGTCTACAGCTAACAGAAACTCAAGTGAAGACGTGGTTTCAGAACCGTAGAAACAAGTGGAAGCGACAACTGTCGGCGGAACTGGAGGCTGCGAATATGGCACACGCATCCGCACAGACACTGGTCGGAATGCCGCTTGTTTTTAGAGATAGCTCCCTGCTCCGGGTACCAGTTCCAAGATCTATTGCTTTTCCAACGCCGCTATACTATCCTGGCAGCAGCCTACAAGGGTTACCCCTGTACAATCTGTATAACAAGATTGAATATTGA